Genomic DNA from Candidatus Brocadiaceae bacterium:
CTCCGTCCACATGTGGTAGCCGAAGCCGCCGCCTCCGGTGCCCGGGAGCTCGTCCACGTAGACCAGCCCGCCGACCACACGGCTCGGCATGCCGGCCGCCCTGGCCATCGCGGCCGCCAGCACGGCGTGTTCCGTGCAGTCGCCGGCCTTCTGTTCGGCCGCCTCCGCCGCCGTCGCGAACCCCAGACTCAGGTTCTTCCCGGTGATCGCCTCCCGCACGTACGCCTCGATCCGCCGGACGGCCGCCAGTGCATCCGTCTCCGCGCCGACCGCCTTGCGGGCCATGCGGAGCACGAGGCGGTCACGGGTCTCCATCCACACATTCGCCTGCAGGAGATCCGCATACTCGGCGCCGGCGTAAGGGAGTGCGTAACTGCGCTCCGGCGACCCCGTCGCCTGCCGCAGCGTCACCTCGCATCCGCCCTCGCGTGCCTCCACCTGCTGGAACGGCCCCGACTCCAGCCCCCACGTCGCCGCCTCGCCGGTCGGGGAGGTCAGACGCAGGCGCAGGCGCTTCACCCTGCGGGGGTTCGGTATGGGCCTGTCCGGCCGCACGAACGAGGCGGCCAGTATGTCCGCCGGGTCGTTCTCTCCCAGCGCCAGCACTCGGGTGGTCCTGCGCGACTCGAGCGTCATGTTGCCGGGCATGGCGACGGTGGCCAGCCATACCGTGCCCTCGCCGTCGAACCACGTCGAGGACGTCAGGCCGCCCATCAGGTCCATTCGGGTGTCGGCCCGATGCAGGTGCTTGCGGACCTCGAAGACCTGCACGTCCTCCTGCCCCCGGATGGTCACATGCACCGGCACGGGCAGCCCGGGCGCGTCGGGGACGAACGCCTCGGCCGTGTAGGTCGTCCCGGGCTCAAGGCCCATCCGCTCCTGCAGGCAACGCAGTCCCCACGGCCCCAGTCCGTCGTGCGCAGCGATTCGGGAAACGGTCGGGACACCGCCGGCGCGCCGGCTGACCAGCATCTCGTCGCCCTCGCGCCGGCCCTCCTGGACGAACGAGAGTGCGCCCTCGATCGACTGACGGAACTCGCGAACTTGCCCCGTCGCGTCCTCCAGGATCCCGGTCTCGATTGCGAACGTCATCGGCATGTCCAGCCGCTTGACGGTGAACGCGATCTCCACGGTCGTCCGGTACAGAGGGCCGTCCGGCCCCTCCTCTTCGGCCAACGTCTCGTGCTGGTGCCCCGCCTTCTGCCCCATCAGGTAGAGGGCATACCAGTTCTCCTCCAGCAGCCCGTCGGCCGAAACGCTCGGCGCCCATAGAACGGCCATCGCCGCCAGCATGATCGACGCCACCCGCCGTGCCGATGCCATCGCGATCCTCCGCAGAAGTCGGTCCTGTCCGGTTCGTTCGTCACACCGTCCGCGCCGGGCGATCCCGGAAGCTACCACCCGAGCGCGTACGCTGTCTCGCCGCGCGGTGAGACCGCTCCGCTGAGGATGCCGCCCTCGGAACGCACGCACACGGCGTTCTGCGAGGACCAGGCATTCTCGGAGCGGACGACGTGCCCACGGCCCGCGAGGTCCGCCCAAACGTCCTCCGGGACAAGTGCCTCGAGGCAGAGCGTGCCCGGCTCGGCCGCGCGGGGGTAGAAGGAGTTCGGGAAGTGCTTCGTGAAGAACGTCGGGGCCTCCGCCGCCTCCTGCAGCGACATGCCGAACTCGACGACATTCAGGAAGAACTGCAGCCCCCACTGGTCCTGGCAGTCCCCGCCGGGGCTTCCGAAGGCCATGTACGGCCGGCTGTCGCGCAGGGCCAGCGTGGGCGTCAGCGTGGTGCGCGGACGCTTCCCCGGCTCCAGGCAATTGGGGTGCCCCCGCACGAGCGAGAACATCTGCCCGCGCGTGCCCAGCGGGAAGCCGAGCCCCGGCACGATCGGCGACGACATGAGCCACCCGCCGCTCGGCGTGGCCGAGACCATGTTGCCGGCATGGTCAACCACGTCCAACTTCGTGGTATCGCCCCGGGGGTCCGACCATCGGCCGCCCGACGCCATGGCGCGCGCCACGTCGTGCGCGCGCTCGGCCCGCAGGGACGGGTAGCCCCCGGGGCGCAGTTCCAGCGACGCCGTGCGGGCATCCACCAGCGCCCGGCGTTCGGCCGCGTAGCCCTCGCTGAGCAGGCGGTCGAACGGCACCTCGACGAACTCGGGATCGCCGTAGTAGAACTCCCGGTCCGCATACGCCAGCTTCATGCACTCGGTCACGGTGTGGATGTAGTCGGCGGAGTTGTGCCCCATCGCGCGCAAGTCGAAGCCGGCCAGCAGGCTCAGCGATTGCAGCATCACCGGCCCCTGCGTCCACGGCCCGCACTTGTGCACCTCGATGCCCCTGTAGGAGTAGCGCACGGGTTCCTCGATGCGCGCGCGAAAGCCGGCCAGATCCTCGCGCGTCAGCAGGCAGGTGTGCGCGCGTCCCGACGCATCGCGGATCGGCGTTCCGGCCCCGAACTCCACGATCGCCGCCGCCATGTCCTCGTTGTAGAAGCGCGCATGGGCAGCCTGCAGGCCGGCCTCCCGGCCGGAGTGGCCGCGCTCGGCCTCGATCAGCTTGCGGAACGTGGCCGCCAGCTCCGGCTGCCGCCACACCGCGCCCGGCCGCGGCGGCTCCCCGTCGCGCAGGAAGACCCGCGCCGAGGACGGCCATTCCTCCCGGAAGCGCTTCGCGTGCTCGGCGATGGCCCGGTTCAACGCCTGGCCCACCGGGAAGCCGCCCGCCGCGAGTTCCAGCGCCGGCGCCATCACGTCGGCCAGGCGCATCGTGCCGAACCGCTCGAGGACGGCGATCCACGTGGCAGGTGCGGAGGGCACCACCGCCCCCAGGAAGCCGTCGCCCGGGATGACCTCGTCCACTCCAAGCTCCCGGAAGCGTTCGATCGTGGCGGCGGCCGGGGCCGTTCCGTGACCGCTCACGGCGCAGACGCGGCCCTCGGCGGCGCTGTGGATCAGCACCGGGGCCTCGCCGCCGAATCCGTTCTGA
This window encodes:
- a CDS encoding gamma-glutamyltransferase family protein, with protein sequence MRGGRPTIACTHGVVASRHYLASEAGLHILRSGGNAADAAAATAFALTVLEPHQNGFGGEAPVLIHSAAEGRVCAVSGHGTAPAAATIERFRELGVDEVIPGDGFLGAVVPSAPATWIAVLERFGTMRLADVMAPALELAAGGFPVGQALNRAIAEHAKRFREEWPSSARVFLRDGEPPRPGAVWRQPELAATFRKLIEAERGHSGREAGLQAAHARFYNEDMAAAIVEFGAGTPIRDASGRAHTCLLTREDLAGFRARIEEPVRYSYRGIEVHKCGPWTQGPVMLQSLSLLAGFDLRAMGHNSADYIHTVTECMKLAYADREFYYGDPEFVEVPFDRLLSEGYAAERRALVDARTASLELRPGGYPSLRAERAHDVARAMASGGRWSDPRGDTTKLDVVDHAGNMVSATPSGGWLMSSPIVPGLGFPLGTRGQMFSLVRGHPNCLEPGKRPRTTLTPTLALRDSRPYMAFGSPGGDCQDQWGLQFFLNVVEFGMSLQEAAEAPTFFTKHFPNSFYPRAAEPGTLCLEALVPEDVWADLAGRGHVVRSENAWSSQNAVCVRSEGGILSGAVSPRGETAYALGW
- a CDS encoding transglutaminase domain-containing protein, which gives rise to MASARRVASIMLAAMAVLWAPSVSADGLLEENWYALYLMGQKAGHQHETLAEEEGPDGPLYRTTVEIAFTVKRLDMPMTFAIETGILEDATGQVREFRQSIEGALSFVQEGRREGDEMLVSRRAGGVPTVSRIAAHDGLGPWGLRCLQERMGLEPGTTYTAEAFVPDAPGLPVPVHVTIRGQEDVQVFEVRKHLHRADTRMDLMGGLTSSTWFDGEGTVWLATVAMPGNMTLESRRTTRVLALGENDPADILAASFVRPDRPIPNPRRVKRLRLRLTSPTGEAATWGLESGPFQQVEAREGGCEVTLRQATGSPERSYALPYAGAEYADLLQANVWMETRDRLVLRMARKAVGAETDALAAVRRIEAYVREAITGKNLSLGFATAAEAAEQKAGDCTEHAVLAAAMARAAGMPSRVVGGLVYVDELPGTGGGGFGYHMWTEVFVGEWFPIDAALGGHDATHLVLARSALNGTDELFMLSAAISRVFGGLAVEVLEVE